Proteins from a genomic interval of Shewanella seohaensis:
- the ruvC gene encoding crossover junction endodeoxyribonuclease RuvC, with protein MAIILGVDPGSRITGYGVIQCQGRQQLYLGSGCIRTSGEDLPLRLKQIFDGISEIIRQYQPDEFAIERVFLAKNADSALKLGQARGAAIVAATVANLPVAEYSATQIKNAVVGTGRAKKEQVQHMIQQLLKLPAAPQADAADALGVAVCHYHTNQSLVALSGRATTRTYGRYR; from the coding sequence ATGGCGATTATTTTAGGGGTTGACCCAGGTTCTCGGATCACAGGTTACGGCGTTATCCAATGCCAAGGGCGGCAGCAACTTTATTTGGGCAGCGGCTGCATTCGCACCTCGGGTGAGGATTTACCATTAAGACTCAAGCAAATCTTTGATGGGATCAGCGAAATTATTCGCCAATATCAACCCGATGAATTTGCGATTGAGCGGGTGTTTCTCGCCAAGAATGCAGACTCGGCCTTGAAATTGGGCCAAGCCCGTGGTGCGGCCATCGTGGCTGCGACAGTGGCCAACTTACCCGTTGCCGAATACAGTGCCACCCAAATTAAGAATGCGGTGGTCGGAACGGGGCGAGCCAAGAAAGAACAGGTTCAACATATGATCCAGCAATTGCTTAAGCTGCCCGCGGCGCCACAGGCCGACGCTGCGGATGCGCTCGGCGTTGCGGTATGTCATTATCACACCAATCAAAGTTTGGTCGCCTTAAGCGGCCGAGCGACAACAAGAACATATGGACGGTACAGATGA
- a CDS encoding YebC/PmpR family DNA-binding transcriptional regulator — protein MAGHSKWANIKHRKAAQDAKRGKLFTKFIRELTVSAREGGSDPDSNPRLRIAIDKALGGNMTRDTIERAIKRGAGELEGQQLETIIYEGYGPGGTAVMVETMTDNRNRTVSGVRNAFSKSGGNLGTDGSVAYLFTKRGVLSYAPGTDEDALMDAALEAGAEDVVSYDDGAIDVFTEPTEFYGVKDALDAAGFVSDNAEIAMIASTKAELDAETAEKFMRLIDTLEEHDDVQEVYHNAEISDEIMESLG, from the coding sequence ATGGCAGGTCATAGTAAGTGGGCCAACATTAAACACCGCAAAGCAGCGCAAGATGCCAAACGCGGTAAACTCTTTACCAAATTTATCCGCGAGTTAACGGTTTCTGCCCGTGAAGGTGGCTCAGATCCCGATTCAAACCCGCGTCTGCGTATCGCAATCGATAAAGCGCTCGGCGGCAACATGACCCGTGACACCATTGAGCGCGCAATTAAACGTGGTGCCGGTGAGCTTGAAGGTCAGCAACTCGAAACCATAATTTACGAAGGCTATGGTCCGGGCGGCACCGCTGTGATGGTCGAGACCATGACAGATAACCGTAACCGTACCGTGAGCGGCGTGCGTAATGCCTTTAGTAAATCGGGTGGGAACTTAGGGACCGATGGTTCGGTTGCCTATTTGTTCACTAAGCGCGGCGTGTTGTCCTATGCGCCGGGCACAGATGAAGACGCCCTGATGGACGCGGCGCTAGAAGCAGGCGCCGAAGATGTGGTGAGTTACGATGATGGTGCAATTGACGTATTTACCGAACCGACCGAGTTTTATGGGGTGAAAGATGCCCTCGATGCGGCGGGATTTGTCAGTGATAACGCCGAAATTGCGATGATAGCCTCGACTAAAGCCGAGTTAGATGCCGAGACGGCGGAGAAGTTTATGCGTCTTATCGATACCCTCGAAGAGCACGATGATGTGCAAGAGGTGTATCATAATGCCGAAATCTCTGATGAGATTATGGAAAGTTTAGGGTAA
- the aspS gene encoding aspartate--tRNA ligase: MRSHYCGDVNKSHVGQEVTLVGWVNRSRDLGGVVFLDLRDREGLVQVVYDPDLPEVFNVASTLRAEFCVQVKGVVRARPDSQVNAQMKTGEIEVLGKELTIINSSEPLPLSLDNYQNNSEEQRLKYRYLDLRRPEMAQRLMFRAKVTSAVRRFLDSNGFLDIETPILTKATPEGARDYLVPSRTYKGQFFALPQSPQLFKQLLMMSGFDRYYQIVKCFRDEDLRADRQPEFTQIDIETSFMTSEQVMAKTEEMMRGLFLEMLNVDLGEFPRMTYNEAMRRFGSDKPDLRNPLELVDVADLLKEVEFAVFSGPANDEEGRVAALRIPGGASLSRKQIDDYTKFVGIYGAKGLAWMKLNDLTQGLEGIQSPVLKFLNEGIVNEIISRTGAQTGDIILFGADNATVVAESMGALRLKAGEDFNLLEGQWRPLWVVDFPMFEKINGSFHAVHHPFTAPRGVTPQELEANPANRVSDAYDMVLNGCELGGGSVRIHNQEMQSAVFRILGITDEEAKEKFGFLLEALRYGTPPHAGLAFGLDRIIMLMTGASSIRDVMAFPKTTTAACPLTNAPGFANPQQLAELGISVVKAAKTED, translated from the coding sequence ATGCGCAGTCATTATTGTGGAGACGTCAATAAGTCTCACGTTGGACAAGAAGTTACCTTGGTAGGTTGGGTTAATCGTAGCCGTGATTTGGGTGGCGTAGTCTTTTTAGATTTAAGAGACAGAGAAGGTCTGGTCCAAGTGGTTTACGATCCAGATTTACCTGAGGTGTTCAATGTGGCCAGTACGCTGCGCGCCGAGTTTTGTGTGCAGGTAAAAGGCGTGGTTCGTGCCCGTCCTGATAGCCAAGTCAACGCGCAAATGAAGACCGGCGAAATTGAAGTATTAGGTAAAGAACTGACGATCATCAACAGTTCTGAGCCGCTGCCGCTGAGCTTAGATAACTATCAAAACAACAGTGAAGAGCAGCGTCTAAAGTACCGTTATTTAGATTTACGTCGTCCAGAAATGGCGCAGCGCTTAATGTTCCGCGCGAAAGTGACCAGTGCAGTGCGTCGTTTCCTCGACTCAAACGGCTTCTTAGATATCGAAACGCCTATTCTGACCAAGGCGACGCCAGAAGGTGCCCGTGACTATTTAGTGCCAAGCCGCACCTACAAAGGTCAATTCTTCGCGCTGCCACAATCACCACAGCTGTTTAAACAGTTGCTGATGATGTCAGGCTTTGATCGTTACTATCAAATCGTAAAATGCTTCCGTGACGAAGACTTACGTGCTGACCGTCAGCCAGAATTTACTCAAATCGATATCGAAACCTCATTTATGACGTCTGAGCAGGTGATGGCTAAGACTGAAGAGATGATGCGTGGTCTGTTCCTTGAGATGCTGAACGTCGATTTAGGCGAATTCCCACGTATGACCTATAACGAAGCCATGCGTCGTTTCGGTTCAGATAAGCCAGATTTACGTAACCCATTAGAACTGGTTGACGTGGCTGACTTACTCAAAGAAGTGGAGTTTGCGGTATTCTCAGGCCCAGCTAATGACGAAGAAGGCCGTGTTGCGGCGCTGCGTATTCCAGGTGGTGCGAGCTTATCCCGTAAGCAAATCGATGATTACACTAAGTTCGTCGGTATTTACGGTGCTAAAGGTTTAGCGTGGATGAAGCTAAACGACCTGACTCAAGGGTTAGAAGGCATTCAATCACCTGTGCTTAAGTTCTTGAACGAAGGCATTGTGAACGAAATCATCAGCCGCACTGGCGCACAAACTGGCGATATCATCCTGTTTGGTGCCGATAACGCGACTGTGGTTGCTGAATCTATGGGCGCACTGCGTCTTAAAGCCGGTGAAGACTTTAATCTGCTCGAAGGTCAATGGCGTCCACTGTGGGTGGTTGACTTCCCAATGTTTGAGAAGATCAACGGCAGCTTCCACGCGGTTCACCATCCGTTTACTGCGCCACGCGGCGTGACACCACAAGAGCTGGAAGCCAATCCGGCTAACCGTGTGTCAGATGCCTACGACATGGTATTAAACGGCTGTGAATTAGGTGGTGGTTCAGTTCGTATCCACAACCAAGAGATGCAATCTGCGGTATTCCGTATCCTTGGCATTACCGATGAAGAAGCGAAAGAGAAATTCGGCTTCTTACTCGAAGCGCTGCGCTACGGTACGCCACCACATGCGGGTCTGGCATTCGGTTTAGACCGTATTATCATGCTGATGACGGGCGCAAGCTCAATCCGTGATGTGATGGCTTTCCCGAAAACCACCACAGCGGCGTGTCCGTTAACTAATGCCCCAGGTTTTGCTAACCCACAACAATTAGCTGAACTAGGTATTTCCGTGGTGAAAGCCGCGAAGACTGAAGACTAA
- the cmoA gene encoding carboxy-S-adenosyl-L-methionine synthase CmoA yields MNASQDTIYAQASEHISDFQFDNRVAGVFSDMIRRSVPGYTQIINTIGDFADRFVKPNTQVYDLGCSLGAATLSIRRQIQGRDCRIIAVDNSESMVTRCQENLNAYVSDTEVELICGDIRDIHIENASLVVLNFTLQFLPPEDREALIAKIYHGLNPGGLLVLSEKIRFDDAPIQSVLEELHLDFKRANGYSELEISQKRSALENVMKPDTLTLHQQRLTRQGFSHFSLWFQCFNFSSMVAIK; encoded by the coding sequence ATGAACGCTTCCCAAGATACTATCTACGCTCAAGCGAGCGAACACATTAGCGATTTCCAGTTTGATAATCGTGTCGCGGGTGTCTTTAGTGACATGATCCGCCGCTCGGTGCCTGGCTATACGCAAATTATCAATACTATTGGCGATTTTGCGGATCGTTTCGTCAAGCCTAATACCCAAGTCTATGATTTAGGTTGCTCTTTAGGTGCTGCCACCTTAAGCATTCGCCGTCAAATCCAGGGCCGCGATTGCCGCATTATCGCCGTGGACAATAGCGAATCCATGGTGACGCGCTGCCAAGAAAACCTCAATGCCTATGTGAGTGATACTGAGGTTGAGCTGATCTGCGGCGATATTCGTGATATTCACATCGAAAACGCTTCTTTAGTCGTGCTTAACTTTACCCTGCAATTTTTACCGCCAGAGGACAGAGAAGCGCTGATCGCGAAGATTTATCACGGTTTGAATCCCGGCGGTCTGTTAGTGCTGTCGGAAAAAATTCGCTTCGATGATGCGCCTATTCAAAGTGTGCTCGAAGAGCTGCACTTAGACTTTAAACGCGCCAATGGCTACAGCGAGCTCGAAATCAGTCAAAAGCGCAGCGCGCTCGAAAACGTGATGAAGCCCGATACCTTAACGCTCCACCAGCAACGTTTGACTCGCCAAGGGTTTAGCCACTTTAGCTTGTGGTTCCAATGTTTTAATTTCTCTTCCATGGTGGCCATCAAGTGA
- the cmoB gene encoding tRNA 5-methoxyuridine(34)/uridine 5-oxyacetic acid(34) synthase CmoB — translation MISFSSFYQQIADSNLQHWLETLPAILGKWQREHKHGNLPKWEKVLNKLHYPAPDQVDFVSSVTVGTGEQLTPGEKEKLENLLRLFMPWRKGPFHIHGIHIDTEWRSDWKWDRVSPHISPLQNRTVLDVGCGSGYHMWRMLGAGAKRVVGIDPSPLFLCQFEAVKRLSGQNHPVHLLPLGIEELPPLDAFDTVFSMGVLYHRRSPIDHLLQLRDQLRMGGELVLETLVIDGDENAVLVPQDRYGKMNNVWFIPSVAALMLWLKKCDFTDIRCVDTDVTALAEQRRTDWMPNESLVEYLDPNDITKTIEGYPAPKRATIIAVKNQPNQDLT, via the coding sequence GTGATCAGTTTCAGCTCCTTTTACCAACAAATTGCCGATTCCAATTTGCAGCATTGGCTCGAGACTTTGCCAGCCATTCTCGGCAAATGGCAAAGAGAACATAAACACGGCAACTTACCCAAGTGGGAAAAAGTGCTCAATAAGCTGCACTATCCTGCCCCAGATCAGGTTGATTTTGTCAGCAGTGTCACCGTCGGCACAGGCGAGCAACTCACGCCCGGCGAAAAGGAAAAGCTTGAGAACCTACTGCGCCTGTTTATGCCTTGGCGCAAAGGCCCTTTCCATATCCACGGCATTCATATCGATACCGAATGGCGCAGCGATTGGAAGTGGGATCGCGTGAGTCCGCATATTTCTCCTTTGCAAAACCGCACAGTGCTCGATGTCGGCTGTGGCAGCGGTTATCACATGTGGCGCATGCTTGGCGCGGGCGCTAAACGCGTGGTGGGCATCGACCCTTCACCGCTGTTTTTGTGCCAATTTGAAGCCGTTAAGCGCCTAAGTGGTCAAAATCACCCGGTGCACTTATTGCCGCTAGGCATTGAAGAGCTGCCACCACTGGATGCATTCGATACGGTTTTCTCCATGGGCGTCTTGTATCATAGACGTTCGCCTATTGATCACTTGTTGCAATTACGTGATCAGTTACGTATGGGTGGAGAATTAGTGTTAGAGACTTTAGTAATAGATGGTGATGAAAACGCCGTACTCGTCCCTCAAGATAGATATGGGAAAATGAATAATGTATGGTTTATTCCATCCGTCGCGGCCCTAATGCTCTGGCTAAAGAAGTGTGATTTCACAGACATACGTTGTGTCGACACCGATGTCACCGCCCTAGCCGAACAGCGCCGAACCGATTGGATGCCGAATGAGTCACTGGTTGAATATCTTGACCCTAACGATATCACTAAGACTATCGAGGGTTACCCCGCGCCGAAACGCGCAACGATTATTGCGGTGAAAAATCAACCCAATCAAGATTTGACCTAA
- a CDS encoding ATP-dependent zinc protease family protein: MLKQLIAIAVASSLMGCAATEPTAHAPTPLDTDTFNTRLNQQQDQLVAAINQQCQPADLTSLATLNSQVEQLSLQINHLNQAAKNLTAQKQAAVVTPAPSQCPKSALGDKFLLGEIENVFIDELNASFATRIDTGAESSSIDARNITLFERDGAQWVRFDVFTQGEKQPATNFESKVVRFVRIKQDANEKDDRRPVIHAHLKIGQYSAETDLNLTDRSHLDYPLLLGRKFIKDIAVVDVGQRYVHGKAKQPKATPKQPDPEQPKAESAIVSSGKK, encoded by the coding sequence ATGCTAAAGCAGTTGATCGCTATCGCCGTTGCCAGCAGCTTAATGGGATGCGCAGCGACAGAACCGACCGCCCACGCCCCCACACCACTCGATACTGATACTTTTAATACCCGTCTTAATCAGCAGCAAGATCAGTTAGTGGCTGCGATTAATCAGCAATGCCAGCCTGCGGATTTAACCTCGCTTGCGACACTCAACAGCCAAGTCGAGCAGCTAAGTCTGCAAATCAATCACTTAAATCAAGCGGCGAAAAACCTCACCGCGCAAAAGCAGGCCGCGGTGGTGACGCCTGCGCCGAGCCAATGCCCCAAATCCGCCCTTGGGGATAAGTTTTTACTCGGTGAAATCGAAAATGTGTTTATCGATGAACTCAATGCCAGTTTTGCCACTCGCATTGATACCGGCGCAGAGTCCTCCTCCATCGATGCCCGTAATATCACCCTGTTTGAGCGTGATGGCGCCCAATGGGTGCGTTTCGATGTGTTTACCCAAGGGGAAAAACAGCCCGCGACGAATTTCGAATCTAAGGTCGTGCGTTTTGTGCGGATCAAGCAGGACGCGAATGAAAAGGACGATCGCCGCCCCGTGATCCACGCGCACCTTAAGATTGGCCAATATTCCGCAGAGACAGATCTTAACCTCACCGACCGTAGTCACCTCGACTATCCCTTATTGCTCGGCCGTAAATTTATTAAAGATATCGCCGTAGTCGATGTCGGCCAGCGCTATGTGCACGGTAAAGCCAAACAGCCCAAAGCCACACCCAAACAACCCGATCCTGAGCAACCTAAAGCAGAGTCAGCTATCGTCTCCAGCGGCAAAAAATAA
- a CDS encoding UUP1 family membrane protein: MHSRKPFYILVALLFIVGLSASIYRGVKHQVPFLPGEQVQSWAVDAKISFDGTGDAAEVSFSLPQDPAYEVLVENASSPGFGLSLSDDKDARRANWSIREAYGSQDLYYKVTLVPTGVTQIHSDDIPSQPEPYLWPATEKTAAEQVINETWARSASNLSFAQQLMNAITATKRSQNMELLLSSQTATQVFLHMLQTKGIPAREVSGLYLEDQRRRQSLSPFVEVFHNGDWVLFDLVKGKQGRPENLLLWERSGHSVLDVMGGVNSQVHFSMLQDTRSALATSIDMMMNNNALDFSLYQLPLEEQSLFKGILLIPIGVLMVVFLRVIIGVKTSGTFMPVLIALAFIQTSLVTGLVGFLLIVACGLMIRSYLSQLNLLLISRISAVIIVVIGIIGVFTLLSYKFGLSEGLTITFFPMIILAWTIERMSILWEEEGPKEVIVQGGGSLMVATLAYLAMSASWVQHWVFNFLGIHLVILALVLLMGQYTGYRLLELKRFKPLAGDA, encoded by the coding sequence ATGCATTCACGTAAACCTTTTTACATTTTGGTGGCATTACTATTTATTGTCGGTTTAAGTGCCAGCATCTATCGCGGCGTTAAGCATCAAGTGCCTTTTCTCCCCGGCGAGCAAGTGCAAAGCTGGGCGGTAGACGCCAAGATAAGCTTCGATGGCACAGGGGATGCAGCCGAAGTGTCCTTCTCTTTACCACAGGATCCCGCCTATGAAGTCTTGGTCGAGAACGCCAGCTCCCCAGGCTTTGGGCTGTCACTGAGTGATGATAAGGACGCGCGCCGTGCCAATTGGTCGATTCGCGAGGCCTATGGCAGCCAAGATCTCTATTATAAAGTGACCCTAGTGCCGACGGGCGTGACCCAAATCCACAGCGACGATATCCCCAGTCAACCAGAGCCTTACCTCTGGCCCGCGACCGAGAAGACCGCCGCAGAGCAAGTAATTAACGAAACCTGGGCGCGCAGCGCATCGAACTTGTCCTTCGCACAGCAATTGATGAATGCAATCACGGCCACTAAGCGCAGCCAAAATATGGAGCTGTTGCTATCGAGCCAAACCGCGACGCAAGTGTTTTTGCATATGCTGCAAACCAAGGGCATTCCCGCCCGTGAAGTCAGTGGACTCTACCTTGAAGATCAGCGCCGCCGTCAATCCCTGTCGCCCTTTGTGGAAGTGTTCCATAACGGCGATTGGGTCTTGTTCGATTTGGTTAAGGGCAAGCAAGGCCGACCAGAGAACTTACTGCTGTGGGAACGTTCGGGCCATTCCGTGCTCGATGTGATGGGCGGAGTGAACTCGCAGGTGCATTTCTCGATGTTGCAAGACACCCGCTCGGCATTAGCGACATCAATCGATATGATGATGAATAACAATGCCTTGGATTTTTCACTCTACCAATTACCGCTAGAGGAACAGAGTCTATTCAAGGGCATTTTATTGATCCCTATCGGGGTGTTGATGGTTGTGTTTTTACGGGTGATCATTGGGGTGAAAACCTCAGGCACCTTTATGCCTGTCCTTATCGCCCTCGCCTTTATTCAAACCAGTTTAGTTACGGGCTTAGTTGGCTTCTTACTGATCGTGGCCTGCGGCTTGATGATCCGCTCCTACTTATCCCAATTAAATCTGTTGCTGATCTCGCGAATATCGGCGGTGATCATCGTCGTGATAGGCATTATCGGGGTCTTTACCTTGCTCTCCTATAAGTTTGGTTTAAGCGAAGGACTGACGATTACCTTCTTCCCGATGATTATTTTGGCGTGGACCATCGAACGTATGTCTATCCTGTGGGAAGAAGAAGGCCCGAAAGAAGTGATAGTGCAAGGTGGTGGTAGCCTAATGGTCGCCACCCTCGCCTACTTAGCCATGAGCGCAAGTTGGGTACAACACTGGGTCTTTAACTTCCTTGGGATCCACTTAGTGATCTTGGCCTTAGTGCTATTAATGGGCCAATACACAGGTTATCGCCTACTGGAACTCAAACGCTTTAAACCACTCGCGGGGGATGCCTAA
- a CDS encoding alpha-L-glutamate ligase-like protein, with product MNIAWPWELRARGVLNMNKRNIDYIGRYNPRKFYKRVDDKLLTKQLALANDIAVPDLIAVVREQHEIVHIPERVKGRTGFVIKPAKGSGGKGILVITHIEQGRYYKPSGHEVSPSELDRHVSNILSGLFSLGGKPDVAIVEGLIEFDPVFDGYSHEGVPDIRLIVFKGFPVMGMLRLSTAASDGKANLHQGAVGVGVDIATGKGLHAVQFDAPIEFHPDTGKKLTDIVVPHWESLLHTASSAYEMCEMGYLGTDMVLDQTKGPLLLELNARPGLAIQIANGKGILPRLKHVEAMSSHSMTVAERVAYAKIHFNG from the coding sequence ATGAATATTGCTTGGCCATGGGAGCTTCGCGCGCGCGGCGTGCTCAATATGAATAAGCGCAATATCGATTACATTGGTCGCTATAACCCGCGTAAATTTTATAAACGAGTGGACGATAAGCTGCTCACTAAACAGTTGGCACTGGCCAATGATATTGCCGTGCCCGATTTAATCGCCGTTGTGCGTGAGCAGCACGAAATCGTGCATATTCCCGAGCGCGTTAAGGGCCGCACAGGGTTTGTGATCAAACCTGCCAAGGGCTCTGGTGGTAAAGGCATTTTAGTGATCACCCATATCGAACAGGGCCGTTACTATAAACCCAGCGGGCACGAAGTCAGCCCATCGGAATTGGATAGACACGTGTCCAATATCCTCAGCGGCTTATTCTCCCTTGGCGGCAAACCCGATGTGGCGATTGTCGAGGGACTGATTGAATTCGATCCCGTGTTTGACGGTTACAGCCATGAAGGCGTGCCAGATATCCGCTTGATTGTCTTTAAAGGTTTTCCGGTAATGGGGATGCTCAGGCTCTCCACCGCCGCCTCCGATGGTAAGGCCAATTTGCACCAAGGCGCCGTAGGTGTGGGCGTTGACATTGCCACGGGAAAAGGGTTACATGCTGTGCAATTTGATGCTCCAATTGAGTTTCATCCAGACACAGGCAAAAAGCTCACCGATATCGTCGTCCCCCACTGGGAAAGCTTGCTGCATACCGCATCGAGCGCATATGAAATGTGTGAGATGGGTTACTTAGGCACGGATATGGTGCTTGATCAGACTAAAGGCCCGCTGTTATTGGAACTCAATGCACGCCCGGGACTGGCGATCCAGATTGCAAATGGAAAAGGCATTTTGCCTAGACTTAAGCATGTCGAAGCCATGTCATCCCATTCAATGACAGTTGCAGAACGTGTAGCCTATGCAAAAATCCATTTTAACGGCTAG
- a CDS encoding DUF3541 domain-containing protein — MQQNLETHLYTLPPRVQGHYGIRLYRLTGDEQYANAALVDLYAVTEAQAFYACQMDNPEFVRQASQNAIAELGNGPRAKARKKALAPFPEFLFYSDVLLRFASRIDELGFTGPCHSQMIQALKKADLRQGLTDPAMIKAWAAQLINYVYWAKQLGVGDYLEDYKTAFTRVYPDSQDATLSKAQFRNKLYGMTHFIFAASEYYQHRVDATEFAWILDYFDANIERILQDATDDIIAEVGISFLLAGKTDHTVVAQTRTYIANSFDPDSQIIPSPKGNPDLALGEHRNVLAIMLLNWPETLYPGPYLNELNATKKYLPMGVTPKVID, encoded by the coding sequence ATTCAACAGAACCTTGAAACCCATCTCTATACACTCCCGCCTCGGGTGCAGGGCCATTATGGGATCCGCCTCTATCGCCTGACGGGCGATGAGCAATATGCTAACGCGGCGTTAGTCGATCTTTATGCGGTAACCGAAGCTCAAGCGTTTTATGCCTGCCAAATGGATAACCCTGAGTTTGTTCGCCAAGCCTCACAGAACGCCATCGCCGAACTGGGCAATGGTCCCAGAGCCAAGGCCCGTAAAAAAGCACTCGCACCCTTTCCTGAGTTTTTATTTTACTCCGATGTGCTATTGCGATTTGCCAGTCGAATCGATGAGTTAGGCTTTACAGGTCCTTGCCATAGCCAGATGATCCAAGCCCTTAAAAAGGCCGACTTACGACAAGGTTTGACCGATCCCGCGATGATAAAAGCCTGGGCGGCGCAGCTAATTAACTATGTGTATTGGGCCAAACAATTGGGTGTAGGAGATTATCTAGAGGACTATAAAACAGCGTTTACTCGGGTTTATCCTGATTCGCAGGATGCCACACTCAGCAAAGCACAGTTTCGTAATAAGCTCTACGGCATGACGCATTTTATCTTTGCCGCGAGTGAATATTATCAGCATCGGGTGGATGCCACTGAGTTTGCATGGATTTTGGACTACTTTGACGCCAACATTGAGCGAATTTTACAGGATGCGACTGACGATATTATTGCCGAAGTCGGCATTAGTTTTCTGCTAGCGGGCAAGACAGACCATACTGTCGTGGCTCAAACTCGGACTTATATTGCCAATTCGTTCGACCCTGATAGTCAAATTATCCCCTCACCCAAGGGCAATCCTGACTTAGCCCTTGGCGAGCATCGCAATGTGCTTGCGATAATGTTGCTTAATTGGCCAGAAACGCTCTATCCCGGCCCCTATCTTAACGAACTTAACGCGACGAAAAAGTATTTACCTATGGGCGTCACTCCTAAGGTTATCGATTAA
- a CDS encoding LysR family transcriptional regulator: protein MTRAKSTLEQWRILQAVVDYGGYAQAAEKLNKSQSSLNHAVAKLQHQLGIELLEVRGRKAYLTPQGEVLLRRSRHVTQAVNELEQLASNLEQGWEPTLTIAREIVYPMESLVCALSDFLPHSRGTRIIMLDSVITGTQELILQNKVDIAICAGIPPKGYLSEPLCEQELHLVCHPSHPLAEMGTLDDDKLLAQHLQLVIKDTGLQPNVDIGWLKAEQRWTVSNFHEAKVILNQGIGFCWIPSFLIQEELAAGKLVRLHLQGSQKRRIMLSLVIPNRDQQGPASKLLASYLLKHHGVSTSD, encoded by the coding sequence ATGACTCGCGCGAAATCCACCCTTGAGCAATGGCGTATTTTACAGGCTGTCGTCGACTATGGCGGCTACGCGCAGGCGGCAGAAAAGCTCAATAAGAGCCAATCCTCACTCAATCATGCGGTGGCTAAGTTACAACACCAGCTCGGTATAGAACTACTCGAAGTTCGAGGCCGCAAAGCTTACCTGACACCACAGGGCGAAGTATTATTGCGCCGTTCGCGCCATGTGACCCAAGCGGTCAATGAGTTAGAACAACTCGCTAGCAACCTTGAGCAAGGTTGGGAGCCCACACTTACCATTGCTCGCGAAATCGTCTATCCGATGGAAAGTCTAGTGTGCGCACTAAGTGACTTTTTGCCCCATAGCCGCGGCACTCGGATCATTATGTTGGACTCAGTCATCACAGGTACTCAAGAATTAATCCTTCAAAATAAGGTCGATATTGCAATTTGCGCCGGAATTCCACCGAAGGGCTATTTATCCGAGCCCCTGTGTGAACAGGAGCTGCATCTGGTTTGCCACCCGAGCCACCCCTTGGCTGAAATGGGCACCTTAGACGATGACAAGCTACTAGCGCAGCACCTGCAACTGGTGATCAAAGACACGGGCCTGCAACCCAATGTTGATATCGGTTGGTTGAAGGCCGAGCAGCGCTGGACAGTATCGAACTTCCATGAGGCGAAAGTCATTTTAAATCAGGGCATTGGTTTCTGCTGGATCCCATCTTTCCTTATCCAAGAGGAATTAGCCGCAGGTAAACTAGTGCGCTTACACCTCCAAGGCAGTCAGAAACGGCGGATTATGCTAAGCCTAGTGATCCCAAATCGTGACCAACAGGGCCCAGCTTCAAAACTGCTGGCCTCTTATCTCCTCAAACATCATGGTGTGAGTACAAGCGATTAA
- a CDS encoding chemotaxis protein: MQIQSAYASGLQGLQTAQSGLTQATIDVAKPSPSQSAAPTETAKAVDEPDKTSALLAANESLRQGEASTEVLQRESETIGSIINIKV, translated from the coding sequence ATGCAAATCCAATCTGCTTATGCTTCCGGTCTGCAAGGCTTGCAAACGGCTCAATCAGGGCTCACGCAGGCAACGATTGATGTGGCCAAACCCAGCCCATCGCAAAGTGCTGCGCCGACAGAAACCGCTAAGGCGGTAGATGAGCCCGATAAAACTTCGGCGTTACTGGCGGCGAATGAATCATTGCGACAAGGTGAGGCATCGACCGAGGTACTCCAGCGAGAGTCAGAAACCATAGGTTCGATAATTAACATCAAGGTATAG